A window of the Nitrosococcus wardiae genome harbors these coding sequences:
- a CDS encoding acyltransferase gives MRESNKKLMVREKLSQAQASPFRTYVDLTVGSASLRYFLLYEILTFFLGSLSGGIGFLLRKKFYPFLFKNSGRGLIIGRNVVLRHPAQIALGDNVTVDDNSVIDGRGAGSEEVTLENHVIINRNCMLLAKAGPIRLGSRTSIGSNSVIVSMSGVEFGEAVLVAGGCYFSAGAYHMEDSSRAIMDQGTYSKGPIRVGDNAWIGTGAIILDGITIGPNAIVGAGAVVTKDVPEKAIVAGIPATIIRMRK, from the coding sequence TTGCGAGAAAGTAACAAAAAATTAATGGTTCGGGAAAAATTGTCGCAAGCTCAAGCTTCTCCATTCAGGACCTATGTGGATTTGACTGTTGGGTCAGCTTCATTACGTTATTTTTTGTTATATGAGATATTAACTTTTTTCCTGGGTTCACTATCAGGGGGGATTGGCTTTCTGCTACGGAAGAAATTTTATCCTTTTTTATTCAAAAATAGTGGGCGTGGCCTCATTATAGGGCGTAATGTGGTGCTCCGGCATCCTGCTCAAATTGCGTTAGGAGACAATGTAACCGTTGACGATAACTCGGTCATTGATGGACGTGGTGCAGGAAGCGAAGAGGTCACTTTGGAAAATCACGTTATTATCAACCGAAATTGCATGCTTTTGGCTAAAGCGGGTCCGATTCGGTTGGGTTCAAGAACGAGTATTGGTAGCAATTCGGTGATTGTTTCCATGTCTGGAGTGGAGTTTGGAGAAGCCGTACTTGTTGCAGGGGGCTGCTATTTCAGTGCTGGTGCTTACCATATGGAGGATAGTTCGCGAGCGATTATGGATCAGGGTACCTATTCTAAGGGCCCTATACGCGTTGGTGATAATGCCTGGATTGGGACAGGGGCAATAATCCTAGATGGGATTACTATAGGACCCAATGCCATAGTAGGTGCCGGTGCAGTAGTCACCAAAGATGTTCCTGAAAAGGCTATAGTTGCTGGTATACCAGCAACTATAATTCGCATGCGTAAATAA
- a CDS encoding glycosyltransferase family 2 protein — protein MISVSVIIVSYNTRNLLQECLRSVIRNTKDLDYEIIVVDNQSADGSIDMIRSGFPNVHLIANTANHGFAKANNQALAVAKGEYIFFLNPDTIVLNDALAQLFSFCQSDSRIAVVGPRLYQCYAREHHPSIRMFSQPILVILSWLPFSRWILYVHHYYIIRRNQIQDVDWLVGAAFMMPRRILDKIGYFDERYFVYSEEEDLCLRAHKAGYRVVYYPPAEVVHLKGKSSEQEPIQASRYFWESKLAFFYKYYSSSRVKAFRWGFIKLIQFKKLYSSSHQRQKYDQVIKIISEYKKKNNGE, from the coding sequence ATGATATCCGTATCAGTCATCATTGTGAGTTACAATACACGGAATCTGCTTCAGGAGTGTCTCCGATCGGTAATTCGTAATACCAAAGATCTGGATTATGAGATCATTGTTGTTGATAATCAGTCTGCCGATGGCAGTATAGATATGATCCGGTCCGGATTTCCGAATGTTCATCTTATTGCTAATACTGCTAACCACGGCTTTGCCAAAGCCAACAACCAAGCTTTAGCCGTCGCGAAAGGGGAATACATCTTTTTTCTAAATCCGGACACCATCGTGCTAAATGACGCTTTAGCACAGCTATTTTCCTTCTGCCAATCTGATAGCCGTATTGCGGTAGTAGGACCGCGGCTCTATCAATGCTACGCCCGCGAGCATCATCCATCCATTAGAATGTTTTCGCAACCGATTTTGGTTATTCTATCATGGCTGCCATTTTCCCGCTGGATTCTCTATGTCCATCACTATTACATTATTCGTAGAAATCAGATCCAAGATGTAGATTGGTTAGTAGGTGCCGCATTCATGATGCCTCGGCGTATTCTGGATAAGATTGGCTATTTTGATGAACGGTATTTTGTTTATTCTGAGGAAGAGGATCTATGTCTCCGTGCTCATAAGGCTGGCTATCGGGTGGTGTATTACCCCCCTGCTGAGGTCGTTCATTTGAAAGGCAAGTCAAGCGAACAGGAGCCGATCCAGGCTAGCCGGTATTTTTGGGAAAGCAAACTGGCCTTTTTCTACAAGTACTATTCTTCTTCGCGGGTGAAAGCATTTCGCTGGGGTTTTATTAAATTAATTCAGTTCAAGAAACTGTATTCATCCTCTCATCAACGGCAGAAATATGATCAGGTGATCAAAATCATAAGTGAGTATAAGAAAAAGAATAATGGAGAGTAA
- a CDS encoding glycerol-3-phosphate dehydrogenase/oxidase — protein sequence MKRNLSELAGKEYDLVIIGGGIFGACAAWDAVLRGFSVALVERGDFSSGTSANSFKIVHGGIRYIQHGDIMRIRESCRERSALLRVAPHLVQPLPTVIPTYGHGKNGKFLLAAGLLAYDLLTLDRNRHIQDPDRRIPRGRLLSPGEVVELFPGLKRNGLTGAAMFSDGQMYNPTRLVLSFLLSSAAAGAEIANYVEAINFIRSKGRVTGIKAQDKLTGEQFQIRGKVVLNAAGPWAEHLLNKQLGFKLERKGTYSRDACFVIPRQLDNRHALAVLGRTRDPDALLSRNARHLFIVPWRDYSLIGVWHVVYDGNPDGFAVTKQELKAFVEEINAAYPALDLSVEEISMWNAGLLPFGENQDNATNLSYGKRSLVVDHARQHQVEGLVTLLGVRYTMARGEAAKAIDLVARKLNRRVPRPATAKIPIYGGRIEHFEVFVQQVTQQSKAPLSAKVLRALLHNHGSEYDRILRYGEENSAWVETIADSTVIKAEVIHAVREEMALKLSDIIFRRTDLATGQYPGNEALQTCAQLMAAELGWTAKHQQQEIEEVKRIFPICGQIVKEDSPTQVDVAI from the coding sequence ATGAAAAGAAATCTTTCGGAATTGGCAGGAAAAGAATACGATTTAGTTATCATTGGTGGCGGTATTTTCGGTGCCTGTGCTGCATGGGATGCAGTACTGCGTGGATTTTCTGTAGCCTTAGTCGAGAGAGGAGATTTCTCTAGCGGAACTTCAGCAAATTCTTTCAAAATAGTTCATGGTGGCATTCGTTATATACAGCATGGTGACATCATGCGAATTCGAGAGTCCTGCCGTGAGCGCAGCGCCCTACTGCGGGTGGCACCCCATTTAGTACAACCGTTACCAACGGTGATCCCTACCTATGGCCATGGCAAAAACGGAAAATTTTTGCTGGCAGCTGGATTGCTGGCCTATGACCTACTCACTCTGGATCGGAACCGGCATATCCAAGATCCTGATAGACGAATTCCCAGGGGACGCCTACTGTCGCCTGGCGAAGTAGTTGAATTATTCCCAGGATTAAAGCGGAATGGTTTGACTGGCGCAGCCATGTTTTCAGATGGGCAGATGTATAATCCAACCCGTTTAGTGCTGTCATTTTTACTTTCTTCCGCTGCTGCTGGAGCGGAGATAGCAAATTATGTAGAAGCTATTAATTTTATCCGTTCTAAGGGACGGGTTACAGGTATTAAAGCACAAGATAAGCTTACTGGCGAGCAATTCCAAATTCGAGGTAAAGTGGTGCTCAACGCCGCTGGCCCATGGGCGGAGCACCTGCTCAACAAGCAATTGGGATTTAAGCTAGAGCGCAAAGGAACTTACTCTAGAGATGCTTGTTTTGTTATCCCGCGTCAACTCGATAACCGGCATGCCTTAGCCGTACTGGGGCGTACACGTGATCCGGATGCTCTCCTAAGCAGGAACGCGCGTCACTTGTTTATTGTGCCTTGGCGGGATTATTCCCTCATTGGTGTCTGGCATGTTGTTTACGATGGCAATCCGGATGGGTTTGCCGTTACGAAGCAAGAACTAAAAGCCTTTGTCGAGGAGATCAACGCAGCTTATCCAGCTTTGGATTTAAGTGTGGAAGAAATCTCCATGTGGAATGCCGGCCTATTGCCCTTTGGGGAAAACCAGGACAACGCGACCAATTTAAGCTATGGAAAGCGATCCTTGGTTGTTGATCATGCCAGGCAGCATCAGGTTGAAGGGCTGGTGACTCTCCTGGGAGTTCGCTATACCATGGCTCGAGGGGAGGCGGCGAAGGCGATTGATCTAGTAGCAAGAAAATTAAACCGCCGTGTGCCCAGACCGGCTACTGCTAAAATCCCTATCTACGGTGGACGGATCGAACACTTTGAAGTATTCGTTCAACAAGTTACTCAGCAAAGTAAAGCGCCCCTGTCTGCTAAAGTGCTACGTGCCTTATTGCATAACCATGGTTCGGAATATGACCGCATCCTGCGCTATGGTGAGGAGAATTCTGCTTGGGTTGAAACCATCGCTGATTCAACCGTAATTAAAGCTGAAGTTATCCATGCTGTGCGCGAGGAAATGGCTTTGAAGCTTTCAGATATTATCTTCCGCCGAACTGATCTCGCTACTGGACAATATCCCGGCAATGAAGCACTACAAACCTGCGCACAGCTGATGGCTGCGGAGTTGGGTTGGACAGCTAAGCATCAGCAGCAGGAGATTGAGGAAGTTAAGCGAATCTTTCCAATATGTGGGCAAATAGTCAAGGAAGATTCGCCTACCCAAGTAGATGTCGCTATATAA
- a CDS encoding glycosyltransferase family 2 protein produces the protein MDHIAVCIATFKRPQLLENLLNSIANQVTKSKFLISVIIVDNDAKASGQTIAKNYTNYYFIETEKNIALVRNRAVTEAVTLGANFVAFIDDDEVASFDWLFRLYEAVQNVDIVHGPICRDVPDTPFFRVFFKRRRGDPPSSWKRAKPSTGNCLIRVEVFQKIQFDPAFGISGGEDSDFFYRALQAGFRFRWVLDAVATETVLPNRMAIRWVLARSFREGNSFIRLHRKNSNWQKQLILFGMLWIKLFIDLICIPIMPVMAVVSQLCFWRQVRKSAGHLGQLAAFLNYVHLEYR, from the coding sequence ATGGACCATATTGCTGTTTGTATCGCGACGTTTAAACGTCCTCAACTACTAGAGAATCTTCTGAATTCGATAGCAAATCAGGTGACCAAAAGTAAATTTTTAATATCAGTGATTATAGTGGACAATGATGCTAAAGCTTCTGGGCAGACCATTGCCAAGAACTACACCAACTATTACTTTATTGAGACCGAAAAAAACATCGCATTAGTGCGGAATAGGGCAGTCACTGAGGCGGTAACATTAGGTGCTAATTTTGTTGCTTTCATTGACGATGATGAGGTAGCTTCTTTTGATTGGTTGTTTAGACTTTATGAAGCTGTACAGAATGTAGATATCGTTCATGGGCCAATCTGTCGGGATGTTCCGGACACGCCCTTCTTTAGGGTATTTTTTAAGCGGCGTCGGGGTGACCCGCCAAGTAGTTGGAAAAGGGCAAAACCGAGCACGGGTAACTGTTTGATCCGAGTTGAAGTATTTCAGAAAATACAATTCGATCCGGCCTTTGGAATATCTGGCGGAGAAGATTCTGATTTTTTTTATCGAGCTTTGCAGGCAGGATTCCGCTTTAGATGGGTGCTGGATGCCGTGGCAACGGAAACAGTACTTCCGAATAGAATGGCTATTCGATGGGTATTAGCAAGATCCTTTCGAGAGGGGAATTCCTTTATTCGACTTCATAGAAAAAATAGTAATTGGCAGAAACAATTAATTTTGTTTGGGATGCTGTGGATCAAGTTGTTTATTGATTTAATATGCATTCCCATAATGCCTGTAATGGCTGTTGTCTCGCAACTTTGTTTTTGGCGGCAGGTGCGGAAATCGGCTGGCCATCTAGGACAGTTAGCTGCTTTTCTTAATTATGTTCATCTGGAGTATAGATAG
- the asnB gene encoding asparagine synthase (glutamine-hydrolyzing) has protein sequence MCGIVGIISSRAPVLEKLQSMLSAIQHRGPDDEGVYVGKGVILGQRRLSIIDLDGGRQPIPNEDNTLWIVCNGEIYNYRELREELKAKGHRFSTHSDSEVILHLYEEMGERCVERLRGMFAFVLWDEKQKTLFAARDRLGQKPFYFVQCNQELFFASEIKALLALDSSLAEMDLEALDQYMTLRLIAPPRSMFRRIKKLAPAHSLRFSIDKGLNIHRYWDLHYEPKLVGTDEALVDELEEKLIDCLKLHMVSDVPVGAFMSGGLDSTLVVAMLMKHVVSEPIHTFSMGLPYKKFDEAPYARLVAQQYGTCHHEKVVVPSLLEILPCLVWHLDEPSDPLSLCSYLIAQMASEHVKVVLGGDGGDELFGGYDRYYGNRYAGYYSLLPWFLRRHVVGSLFKIIPEGRWYKSRAHQLKWLHRLSFAKGGARYAMSLDYFYFSDKERQELYGPSMSIEGKSFDPHAGIRDYYDQANAVNSVDRMLYADSQIRLPDHPVMILDRMTMAHGLEARAPFMDHTLAEFAAKLPSRLKVRGRSLRYIQMRLAERYLPREVLNRPKQGFSVALPYMLDTEYRLLFKLFLQQSELAQNGFFRQIKINKLLSEHERKSNDHGSRLWLLLNAEVWYRMFIQGNSKENLLEEIRNATSDVVKEKAYA, from the coding sequence ATGTGTGGAATTGTAGGAATCATTAGCTCCCGCGCCCCTGTTTTGGAGAAGCTTCAGTCGATGCTTAGTGCCATCCAACATCGTGGGCCAGATGATGAGGGCGTTTATGTTGGGAAAGGGGTTATCCTTGGTCAGCGTCGATTGTCTATTATTGATCTGGATGGAGGTCGGCAACCTATACCGAATGAAGATAATACTCTCTGGATAGTTTGCAACGGAGAAATCTATAATTATCGAGAGTTGCGCGAGGAGCTAAAAGCTAAAGGCCATCGTTTTTCCACCCATTCAGATTCAGAGGTTATTTTGCACCTATACGAGGAAATGGGTGAACGCTGCGTTGAGCGTCTGCGTGGCATGTTTGCCTTCGTGCTGTGGGATGAAAAACAAAAAACACTGTTTGCTGCCCGGGACCGCCTTGGACAAAAACCTTTTTATTTTGTGCAGTGTAATCAGGAGCTTTTTTTTGCTTCTGAAATCAAAGCACTGCTAGCACTGGATTCCAGCCTAGCAGAAATGGATCTAGAGGCATTAGACCAATACATGACGCTCCGCCTCATTGCCCCTCCACGCAGTATGTTTCGTCGGATTAAAAAGCTTGCGCCTGCCCATTCCTTGCGATTTAGTATTGATAAGGGCCTCAATATTCATCGTTACTGGGATCTTCACTACGAGCCTAAATTGGTCGGAACAGATGAGGCATTAGTCGATGAGTTAGAGGAGAAGCTAATTGACTGTCTGAAGCTGCATATGGTTAGCGACGTCCCCGTGGGCGCCTTTATGAGTGGTGGTCTGGATTCTACCTTAGTGGTAGCTATGTTAATGAAACATGTGGTTTCAGAACCGATTCATACCTTCTCTATGGGGCTTCCGTATAAAAAATTCGATGAAGCACCCTATGCCCGCCTGGTGGCGCAGCAGTATGGTACTTGCCATCATGAGAAGGTAGTTGTCCCTTCTCTCTTAGAGATACTGCCATGCTTAGTCTGGCACTTGGATGAGCCTTCTGATCCCCTTTCTTTATGCTCCTACTTGATCGCGCAGATGGCATCGGAACACGTTAAAGTGGTCCTTGGTGGTGATGGCGGTGATGAACTTTTTGGCGGTTACGATAGATATTACGGAAACCGTTATGCGGGCTACTATAGTTTGCTGCCATGGTTTTTACGCAGGCATGTAGTGGGTTCACTATTTAAAATTATACCTGAAGGACGCTGGTACAAGAGCCGTGCTCATCAACTCAAGTGGCTGCATCGGTTGTCTTTTGCAAAGGGTGGTGCGCGCTACGCAATGAGTTTAGATTATTTCTATTTTTCAGATAAGGAACGACAGGAACTCTATGGTCCATCTATGTCGATAGAAGGGAAATCTTTTGATCCCCATGCTGGAATACGGGACTACTATGATCAAGCCAATGCAGTTAACTCGGTCGACCGGATGCTATACGCGGACAGTCAGATACGTTTGCCGGACCATCCTGTGATGATACTTGACCGAATGACCATGGCTCATGGTCTAGAAGCCCGCGCACCGTTTATGGACCATACGCTTGCTGAGTTTGCTGCCAAGTTACCCTCACGGCTTAAGGTTCGAGGGCGCTCACTTCGCTATATCCAGATGCGCCTTGCGGAACGTTATTTACCTCGGGAGGTGCTTAATCGGCCCAAACAAGGATTCTCCGTAGCTTTACCCTATATGTTAGATACAGAGTATCGGCTGCTGTTCAAACTGTTTTTACAACAATCAGAGCTTGCCCAAAATGGGTTTTTTCGGCAAATAAAGATTAATAAGTTGCTTTCAGAACACGAAAGAAAAAGTAATGATCATGGTAGCCGGCTCTGGTTGCTATTAAACGCGGAAGTTTGGTATCGCATGTTTATTCAAGGCAACTCAAAAGAAAACCTTTTAGAAGAGATACGCAATGCGACATCCGATGTTGTGAAAGAAAAAGCTTACGCTTAA
- a CDS encoding NAD-dependent epimerase/dehydratase family protein: protein MKVLITGGTGFIGTRLALKCLEKGDKVRLLGQVNNAAEEGNRDLVERQGGESVIGSVTDKDIIDKAIEEVEIVYHLAAAQHEANVPDQHFWDVNVAGTRNLLEASRKAGVKRFVHGSTIGVYGAAMEGEIDEDTPLQPDNIYGITKREGEKLVLSYKDKLPVVIIRISETYGPGDRRLLKLFKAIDKKMFFMIGKGDNKHQLIFVGDLIEGLWLATKNDEALGQVFVLAGKEILTTNQMVATIAKVLGVRQRRLRAPLWPFLITAVVMETLLRPLHIQSPLHRRRMDFFRKSFFFSQDKSSSILKFEPRTSFEDGIIATAQWYKEHNYL, encoded by the coding sequence ATGAAAGTATTGATTACGGGAGGTACTGGCTTTATTGGCACGCGATTAGCGCTCAAGTGCTTGGAGAAAGGAGATAAAGTCAGGCTCTTAGGTCAAGTGAACAACGCAGCCGAAGAGGGAAACCGTGATCTCGTAGAGCGTCAAGGCGGAGAAAGTGTCATTGGATCGGTGACGGATAAAGACATTATCGATAAAGCAATCGAGGAAGTAGAAATCGTTTATCATCTCGCTGCTGCACAACATGAAGCCAATGTGCCGGACCAGCATTTCTGGGATGTAAATGTAGCAGGTACGAGAAATCTTCTTGAGGCCAGTAGGAAGGCCGGCGTCAAGCGTTTTGTTCATGGGAGCACAATTGGTGTCTATGGCGCTGCGATGGAGGGGGAGATTGATGAAGATACCCCTCTGCAACCGGATAATATCTACGGGATTACCAAGCGGGAAGGGGAAAAGTTGGTGTTATCTTATAAAGATAAACTGCCTGTAGTTATTATTCGGATTTCTGAGACATATGGACCAGGCGATCGCCGTTTGTTAAAGCTATTCAAAGCCATTGACAAAAAAATGTTCTTTATGATTGGAAAGGGAGATAATAAGCATCAACTCATATTTGTAGGCGATTTAATAGAAGGGCTTTGGCTTGCTACCAAAAATGATGAAGCTTTAGGTCAGGTCTTTGTGTTAGCGGGCAAGGAAATTTTAACCACCAATCAAATGGTAGCAACTATTGCCAAAGTGCTTGGCGTTCGCCAGAGAAGGTTGCGAGCCCCCTTATGGCCATTTTTAATCACGGCAGTAGTAATGGAGACTCTTTTACGGCCGCTTCACATTCAGTCACCACTACACCGGCGTAGAATGGATTTTTTTAGAAAGAGTTTTTTCTTCTCTCAAGATAAGTCCAGCAGCATTTTAAAGTTTGAGCCTAGAACTAGCTTTGAAGACGGCATTATAGCAACGGCTCAGTGGTATAAGGAACATAACTATTTGTAA
- a CDS encoding glycosyltransferase family 4 protein produces the protein MRILFCNYEYPPLGGGGGVVNAHLAEELAKRHDVVVLTSRGPALSKDYVEKGVRIIRVPVLMRRQKAAASMISMLSYLPMGILQGRKLLKQERFDIINTHFVIPTGPVGHALSRFGPIPNVLSVHGGDLYDPSKWTSPHRHALLRISIQRLLRQANRVVGQSLNTVNNVATYYTSEVKPTRIPLGIPRPLLGQANRHEYGFKNEDILLVTVGRLVARKAVDQLIELVRNLHNDRVHLVILGSGPLDDELRNLAAQQAVVDRVHFYGHVDEQEKFRILRMADIFVSTSQHEGFGLVFLEAMACGLPVVCYDYGGQTDFLVSGKTGYLVRLNDRAALIASIRCLIDNPANRQTMGKDNQSLVESYYIDQCASCYEELFKEVIAEKESVIGFAHRS, from the coding sequence ATGCGAATTTTATTCTGCAATTATGAATATCCTCCACTGGGTGGTGGCGGTGGTGTAGTTAATGCGCATCTTGCAGAAGAGCTTGCTAAACGCCATGATGTGGTTGTGCTGACATCCCGGGGCCCAGCACTATCCAAAGATTATGTTGAGAAGGGGGTGCGGATTATAAGGGTACCGGTCTTAATGCGTCGCCAGAAAGCCGCTGCTAGCATGATTTCTATGCTATCTTATCTTCCAATGGGTATATTGCAAGGGCGGAAACTGCTTAAACAGGAACGTTTTGATATCATTAACACACATTTTGTTATTCCTACAGGGCCTGTTGGACATGCTTTGTCACGCTTCGGGCCGATCCCCAACGTTTTATCGGTACATGGCGGTGATCTCTACGATCCAAGTAAATGGACATCACCGCACCGCCATGCGTTATTGCGAATCTCCATACAGAGGCTGCTGCGACAAGCCAACCGGGTCGTAGGACAATCGCTAAATACGGTAAATAACGTAGCGACTTATTACACCTCAGAAGTTAAGCCTACGCGTATACCCCTTGGTATTCCTCGCCCACTACTAGGTCAGGCAAACCGTCACGAGTACGGTTTCAAGAACGAAGATATTCTGCTAGTCACAGTGGGCAGGTTAGTGGCCAGAAAGGCTGTAGATCAGCTTATCGAGTTGGTTAGAAATCTTCACAACGATCGAGTTCATCTAGTCATTCTAGGCTCTGGCCCACTGGATGATGAACTCAGAAATTTAGCAGCTCAGCAAGCAGTGGTAGATCGAGTCCATTTTTATGGGCATGTGGATGAACAGGAAAAATTCCGGATTCTTCGTATGGCAGACATTTTTGTGTCAACGAGCCAGCATGAGGGGTTTGGGCTCGTTTTTTTGGAAGCGATGGCATGCGGTCTTCCGGTAGTTTGTTATGACTACGGCGGGCAGACGGATTTTCTTGTAAGTGGTAAGACTGGATATCTAGTGCGGCTCAATGATCGTGCGGCTTTAATCGCTTCTATCCGTTGTCTGATAGATAACCCGGCGAATCGACAGACTATGGGTAAGGATAATCAAAGTTTGGTCGAGAGCTATTACATTGACCAGTGTGCTTCCTGTTATGAAGAGCTCTTCAAAGAGGTGATTGCAGAAAAGGAGTCTGTCATTGGCTTCGCCCATCGGTCATAG
- a CDS encoding metal-dependent hydrolase, whose amino-acid sequence MASPIGHSLAGIVCALAGSPRSGGFWRWICFGIFAGIAADLDFIPGLLVGDVNKYHHGLSHSITAALIFGLMASYLSRWLQASAFRIGLVGMLGYGSHLLLDYLTYDGRAPYGIPLFWPLDDHYWSSPYPIFVGIKHGVPGDALTESVIQGLSWHNLYAIGVELALVPVVLLVWYLRYFKKPRLR is encoded by the coding sequence TTGGCTTCGCCCATCGGTCATAGCCTTGCTGGTATTGTTTGTGCGTTAGCGGGTAGCCCCCGAAGTGGCGGTTTTTGGCGCTGGATTTGCTTTGGGATTTTTGCGGGCATTGCAGCTGATCTCGATTTTATTCCTGGTCTACTTGTCGGTGATGTCAATAAATATCATCATGGCCTCAGTCACTCGATAACAGCGGCGTTGATTTTTGGTTTGATGGCATCCTATTTGTCGCGCTGGTTACAAGCATCTGCCTTTCGCATAGGCCTAGTGGGGATGCTAGGTTATGGTTCTCATTTATTACTCGATTACCTTACTTATGATGGACGAGCTCCTTATGGAATACCCTTGTTTTGGCCACTTGATGACCATTACTGGAGTTCACCCTATCCAATCTTTGTGGGGATTAAACATGGAGTGCCTGGAGATGCGCTCACAGAGTCTGTGATACAGGGGTTATCATGGCATAACCTTTATGCAATCGGAGTCGAGTTGGCTTTGGTTCCTGTTGTGTTGCTTGTTTGGTATCTCAGATATTTCAAAAAACCCAGGCTCCGTTAA
- a CDS encoding class I SAM-dependent methyltransferase, with product MKSHFGTHTNPRRPKKVSCYIVGNGFLLTKGEKLMSLPHPQTDNSQGPIDPASDMELTAQMEPFDSFWEGPEEPEEVEKGYGKFYQFYHHNYLKHLPADHNARILVISCGPGYFVNTLNKQGYKNVIGIDSFESKVKYGQQHNLDCRAERAFPFLASHKNTFNVIFCEQELNHLTKKEMLIFLRLARESLISGGTLIVHGLNGANPITGSEALAQNFDHYNTFTEYTLRQVLQHSEFKDIHVFPLHLYVFYKNPFNYVAWGASALLSLFFRVCFILYGKSNKLFTKKIAATCQKPK from the coding sequence ATGAAATCCCATTTTGGCACTCACACTAATCCGCGTAGACCCAAAAAAGTTTCATGCTATATAGTGGGTAACGGCTTTCTTTTAACCAAGGGGGAGAAATTAATGTCATTGCCTCATCCTCAGACTGATAACTCGCAAGGCCCCATCGATCCAGCAAGCGACATGGAGCTTACAGCTCAAATGGAGCCTTTTGACTCTTTTTGGGAAGGGCCTGAGGAGCCCGAGGAGGTGGAAAAGGGTTATGGGAAATTCTATCAATTCTATCACCATAATTACCTCAAGCATTTACCGGCTGACCATAATGCCCGCATCTTGGTGATTAGTTGTGGGCCGGGTTACTTTGTTAATACATTGAACAAGCAGGGCTACAAGAACGTAATAGGCATCGATTCCTTTGAGAGCAAGGTAAAGTATGGTCAACAGCACAACCTCGACTGCCGAGCAGAGCGGGCTTTTCCCTTTTTAGCCTCTCACAAAAATACCTTCAATGTTATCTTCTGCGAACAGGAGTTAAACCATCTCACTAAGAAGGAGATGCTTATATTTCTACGCCTGGCTCGGGAGAGTCTGATTTCAGGAGGCACATTGATTGTTCATGGGCTGAATGGAGCTAATCCGATCACTGGGTCTGAAGCTCTCGCACAGAACTTCGACCATTATAATACTTTTACCGAATATACTTTGCGCCAGGTGCTGCAGCACTCAGAGTTTAAAGATATCCATGTGTTTCCGCTTCACCTGTATGTATTTTACAAAAATCCCTTTAACTATGTGGCATGGGGGGCGTCAGCCTTGCTCAGCTTATTTTTCCGAGTATGCTTTATCCTCTACGGAAAGTCTAACAAGCTTTTTACAAAGAAAATCGCGGCCACCTGTCAAAAGCCAAAATAA
- a CDS encoding transposase yields the protein MVSSPTVILTKVSLGLVEGLNNKIRVLQRRAYGYRDEEYLKLKIIAAFLPPLPKFTKNDPH from the coding sequence ATGGTATCGTCTCCTACTGTGATCCTGACAAAGGTCAGTCTCGGTTTAGTCGAGGGCCTTAACAACAAGATCCGTGTCCTGCAGCGACGGGCCTACGGCTATCGCGATGAGGAGTATCTGAAGCTGAAAATCATCGCCGCCTTCCTCCCACCGTTGCCGAAATTCACCAAAAATGACCCACACTAA